A genomic window from Polaribacter gangjinensis includes:
- a CDS encoding IMPACT family protein: MIEDVYKTIEKPSQETLFKEKSSKFFGYAFPISSEEDVKNILENLKKQHHTANHFCFAYQLGFPEKRFRVSDDGEPSNSAGMPIYGQIQAFDVTNILVVSVRYFGGTKLGVGGLMSAYKTSAQLTLETSEIVEKTVNEQFRIYFTYEVMNKVSRILKQFDVYVTHQKLEVSCEYIISVRKKDTLKVFEIFSEMYPITIEKLES, from the coding sequence ATGATAGAAGACGTATATAAAACGATCGAAAAACCATCTCAGGAAACTCTTTTTAAAGAAAAAAGCAGTAAGTTTTTTGGGTATGCTTTTCCCATTTCTTCAGAGGAAGATGTGAAAAATATTCTTGAAAATTTAAAAAAGCAACACCACACAGCAAATCATTTTTGCTTTGCATATCAACTAGGATTTCCGGAAAAAAGATTTCGAGTTTCGGATGATGGTGAACCTAGTAATTCAGCTGGAATGCCAATTTATGGGCAAATTCAAGCTTTTGATGTTACCAATATTTTAGTAGTTTCTGTTCGTTATTTTGGTGGTACAAAACTAGGTGTTGGTGGTTTGATGAGTGCTTATAAAACTTCAGCACAACTTACTTTAGAAACCTCCGAAATTGTTGAAAAAACGGTTAATGAACAATTCAGAATTTACTTTACTTATGAGGTTATGAACAAAGTTTCACGCATTTTAAAACAATTTGATGTTTATGTGACTCATCAAAAATTAGAAGTTTCTTGTGAATATATAATTTCAGTCAGAAAAAAAGATACTTTAAAAGTATTTGAAATTTTCAGTGAAATGTATCCAA